TAGCGACACCTAATTTACCTTTGGCATATAAGCCGGTATTTGGGAAAGCATAACGATAAGTACCATATGCGCCATAAGTTTTGGCATCAACTTCACCGTTATAGTAATCAGCATCATCTGAACCTACATATTCAGCTTCAATACCGAAGTTAGGGTCAAAGTTATAACCGCCATAAACACCGTATGCTGTTGGATCATCTGTACCAGAACGATCTAAGTCGAACTGACCAACTTTCACACCAACGTATGGTTGACCAGTGTAGCCATTACCATAAGATACAGCGGCTTGTGCGCTCACGCTTAATAAAGAACCAGCTGCTAACGCAAGTAGAGTTTTTTGTAGAGTTTTCATTGTTATCTCCTTGAAACGAAATTTGACAAACAAGTTAGTTATTAGTGTTGGCTGTTATAGCCATATCGCCTTGTTTGCTAACGATGAGTACATAGTAACAAACTATTTCAAAGACTCTGTCAGTGTTTAATAGTATGAGGGTTAAGATTTGCAAGTGTTTATCATCACTCTGGTTACAAACACCAAGATATGAAATTTTTTGTTACAAGTAGCTATTTTGTGCAATACTTCCCACTTATTAGTTAGATAATTAATGCCAAAAATTAGAAGTAAGGTAAAGGAATATATAAATATGGCAAGTTTTATAGTGGCGCAATTGCAAGAATCATTGACACACTTGAAATCCCAGCAGCAATATCGTCGTTTACCAAGCCTAGAACATCAGGGACGTTACGTAATTAACCAAGGCAACACTTTACTTAATATTGCCAGTAACGACTATCTAGGCCTAGGCTGCGACATTGAGTTGCAAACTGAGTTCCTAAATAAAGTAGAAAAGTTGCCATTGGCACAGCTACCTAAGATGAGTGCCACTTCCTCACGGTTGCTCACAGGGAATGATACACAGTTGCAAGCACTAGAATCTGAGTTGCAG
The nucleotide sequence above comes from Psychrobacter sp. P2G3. Encoded proteins:
- a CDS encoding porin family protein, coding for MKTLQKTLLALAAGSLLSVSAQAAVSYGNGYTGQPYVGVKVGQFDLDRSGTDDPTAYGVYGGYNFDPNFGIEAEYVGSDDADYYNGEVDAKTYGAYGTYRYAFPNTGLYAKGKLGVAKTEVEGKGTLTRNFSDSDTSIAGGVGLGYSVNSDFSVEAEYDMLGNDADLMTVGAQLKF